A part of Labeo rohita strain BAU-BD-2019 unplaced genomic scaffold, IGBB_LRoh.1.0 scaffold_281, whole genome shotgun sequence genomic DNA contains:
- the LOC127160041 gene encoding uncharacterized protein LOC127160041: MANLCPPLSAGEDTFELHSLQLELEAVEKQIQELLVRQTELRERRAALESSRVSNVIQRDTNTLTTSTPCASLHSSRAPWTRSSQMSFTPAPGHHGPWVQQQRKTRARPQPRTSPPPPPPVFEISTRNRFAPLRETERDAVIVGDSIVRYVRATLAKGKVHTHCFPGARVLDVSAQIPAILKDGESVGAIVLHAGVNDTKLRQTEVLKTDFSSLIETVRSTSPATRIIVSGPLPTYRRGHERLFHADGLHPSRVGAELLSDNISRTLRSI, encoded by the exons ATGGCGAATTTGTGTCCACCTTTGAGTGCAGGTGAGGACACGTTCGAGCTGCACTCGTTGCAGCTCGAGCTGGAGGCCGTGGAGAAGCAGATTCAGGAGCTGTTGGTGCGGCAGACCGAGCTGAGAGAGCGGAGAGCCGCTCTGGAATCCTCCCGGGTAAGTAACGTTATACAGCGCGATACTAACACTCTGACCACCTCTACTCCGTGTGCTTCTCTGCACAGCTCCCGTGCACCCTGGACGCGATCTTCCCAGATGTCCTTCACTCCGGCGCCGGGACACCACGGACCCTGGGTGCAGCAGCAGCGGAAGACGCGAGCCAGGCCCCAGCCGAGGACCTCGCCCCCTCCGCCGCCTCCGGTCTTCGAGATCTCCACCCGGAACCGCTTCGCTCCCCTTCGCGAGACGGAACGCGACGCTGTGATCGTCGGAGACTCCATTGTCCGGTACGTACGTGCTACTTTAGCTAAAGGTAAAGTCCACACCCACTGTTTTCCTGGTGCTCGCGTTCTCGATGTTTCTGCGCAGATACCCGCAATCCTGAAGGACGGTGAGAGCGTCGGCGCGATCGTCCTGCACGCGGGGGTGAACGACACCAAGCTGCGGCAGACGGAGGTTCTGAAGACGGACTTCAGCAGCCTGATCGAGACGGTTCGCAGCACGTCGCCCGCGACGAGGATCATCGTGTCAGGACCGCTTCCCACGTATCGACGTGGGCACGAAAG gcttttccatgctgatggcctgcaccccagcagagtcggagcggagctgctgtcggacaacatctccaggacgctacgctccatttga